One stretch of Lytechinus variegatus isolate NC3 chromosome 17, Lvar_3.0, whole genome shotgun sequence DNA includes these proteins:
- the LOC121430801 gene encoding kelch-like protein 38, whose amino-acid sequence MGCCQSCRRKKARPPSAEIGNFLYPEIPDTGGHPFTEIKEEPSSCEDIIRASPVPPAPNSHRQDMTPINNLSFVIRRTPGSTLSLSKRLSMAGNFYRLSRYGSQFSLADSLKTDGSTWTVTSSVAEQKEVDDPNYAAEVLNKLNQFRLEDRFTDFKIFVGNAQFRCHKVVLAATSRFFAHNLADEVTEEGDRIAKDELVIDAVEPFIVRLLLDYIYSAKLTISNENATKLLAASRQFHMHSSEQACLEFLERQDNRRRESANDLAKLATEYTFEQPYHVNEILLGLNDQRHDGKFVDVRLCVEKEELKCHRVVIATIDEVMEKRMLHTEESGKVTIEDITPSVLRMIVNYTYTSRLEIFEENAREALQLASMMKHSSAIQKCSDYLRGMLDPANCLEIQRTAYENPSCEQLHKAATKYALKCFPEVIKQDQFLQLSPEEVLDYLGDDNLNLRSEEDAFEALMKWVKYKEDERAGYLSDMLMCIRLPYIPPDMLRDKIKTAPLIRDNEGCQFLILEAMEMQQIIREGRSSGDPRMKPRRAFSDVTFVIGGRNKQQAWIRDTCYYDSVRRKWYPLAPYPGNTTEYRVVAHNNDVYVIGGRNEAKVITGDTWRYNSLFNEWSQCNGLVIPRLCHGLGIVQERIYAVGGRLDSSNEPLHEVERYSRRSNQWKQTESLTYGVVDPVVTAHSRRLYVIGGHMEDTNDILVQCFHVDKSCWTVIRDLSLPCEPRVGATLKSKIYLVGGRTEYKVQVYSPHKGEVNTIAEMQHADGHARDLYSMTVTNKKIDVIGGQWTVGDEDDALTISTNSVEQFDPQTNEWTVLGPMPRALTYHGCVTIKKYIGLPKSLLSWVPKTGFHHGR is encoded by the exons ATGGGATGCTGCCAGAGCTGCCGTCGGAAGAAGGCTCGGCCGCCTTCCGCCGAGATTGGAAACTTCCTCTACCCTGAGATTCCTGACACTGGGGGCCATCCATTTACAGAGATCAAAGAAGAGCCATCATCATGCGAAGATATCATCAGGGCATCACCGGTGCCTCCTGCACCAAACAGCCATCGACAGGACATGACCCCAATCAACAATCTGTCATTTGTTATTCGAAGAACTCCTGGGTCAACGCTCTCCTTGTCCAAGAGACTCTCTATGGCAGGGAACTTCTATCGCTTGAGTCGCTACGGAAGCCAGTTCAGCCTTGCGGACAGTTTGAAGACAGACGGGAGCACTTGGACAGTCACATCATCGGTTGCAGAGCAAAAGGAAGTGGATGATCCGAACTACGCAGCAGAAGTACTCAACAAACTTAACCAATTCCGTCTGGAGGATAGATTCACAGACTTCAAAATATTTGTTGGAAATGCGCAATTTAGGTGTCACAAAGTAGTTTTAGCTGCAACTAGCAGATTCTTTGCCCATAATCTAGCAGATGAAGTTACGGAGGAAGGAGATCGAATTGCCAAAGATGAACTTGTCATTGATGCCGTAGAGCCATTCATTGTGCGGTTGTTACTTGATTATATCTACTCTGCCAAACTCACAATCAGCAATGAGAATGCTACAAAGCTCCTTGCAGCATCAAGGCAGTTCCACATGCATTCATCAGAACAGGCATGCCTGGAGTTTCTTGAGAGACAAGACAATCGACGGAGAGAATCAGCAAATGACCTTGCAAAGCTTGCCACCGAATACACCTTTGAACAACCTTACCACGTCAACGAAATCCTTCTCGGACTTAATGACCAAAGACATGATGGCAAGTTTGTAGATGTTAGACTATGTGTTGAGAAGGAGGAACTTAAGTGTCATCGGGTTGTCATAGCAACCATCGATGAAGTGATGGAGAAGAGGATGCTACATACAGAGGAGTCTGGGAAGGTGACCATAGAAGACATCACCCCATCTGTTCTTAGGATGATTGTCAATTACACCTACACATCTCGTTTAGAG ATATTTGAAGAGAATGCCAGAGAAGCATTGCAGCTAGCCTCCATGATGAAACACTCCTCAGCCATTCAGAAGTGTAGTGATTACTTGAGAGGAATGTTAGACCCTGCTAATTGCCTTGAGATACAACGAACGGCCTATGAAAACCCTAGCTGTGAACAACTCCATAAg gCTGCAACAAAATATGCCTTGAAGTGCTTCCCAGAGGTGATCAAGCAGGATCAGTTCCTTCAGCTGTCTCCTGAGGAAGTCCTGGACTATCTAGGGGATGACAACCTCAACCTGAGATCAGAAGAAGATGCCTTTGAGGCTTTGATGAAGTGGGTAAAGTACAAGGAAGACGAGAGAGCCGGGTACCTTTCAGACATGCTCATGTGCATCCGTCTCCCATACATCCCTCCTGACATGCTCCGTGACAAGATCAAGACTGCACCTCTGATACGGGACAATGAAGGTTGCCAGTTCCTGATCCTTGAGGCTATGGAGATGCAGCAAATCATCCGTGAAGGCAGGAGCAGTGGAGATCCTCGCATGAAACCAAGAAGGGCATTCTCCGATGTGACGTTTGTCATTGGTGGACGCAACAAGCAACAGGCCTGGATCAGGGACACTTGCTACTATGATAGCGTCAGGCGCAAGTGGTACCCGCTTGCGCCCTATCCAGGGAACACTACCGAATACCGCGTAGTTGCTCACAACAATGATGTATATGTAATAGGTGGTCGTAACGAAGCAAAGGTAATTACCGGAGACACTTGGAGGTATAACTCACTATTCAACGAATGGTCACAATGCAATGGGCTCGTTATTCCCAGACTCTGCCATGGCCTTGGTATTGTCCAAGAAAGAATATATGCGGTTGGTGGCCGCCTAGACTCCTCCAACGAACCACTCCATGAGGTGGAAAGATACAGTCGACGATCAAACCAATGGAAGCAGACTGAGTCTCTTACCTATGGAGTCGTTGATCCAGTCGTGACCGCTCACAGTCGACGTCTTTACGTcatcggaggtcacatggaagACACTAATGACATTCTGGTACAATGCTTTCATGTGGATAAGAGTTGTTGGACAGTCATTAGAGACCTATCTTTGCCTTGTGAACCGAGGGTTGGAGCCACTCTGAAGAGCAAGATTTATCTTGTGGGAGGAAGAACTGAGTACAAAGTACAG GTGTACAGTCCACATAAAGGAGAAGTGAATACTATAGCTGAGATGCAGCATGCCGATGGCCACGCCAGGGATCTATACTCCATGACTGTCACCAACAAGAAGATCGATGTCATCGGTGGTCAGTGGACGGTAGGGGACGAAGACGATGCCTTGACCATCTCGACCAACAGTGTAGAGCAGTTTGACCCCCAGACCAATGAGTGGACCGTCCTTGGGCCGATGCCTAGAGCCTTGACCTATCACGGATGTGTGACCATCAAGAAGTACATAGGCCTTCCTAAGTCGCTCCTGAGCTGGGTACCAAAGACTGGATTCCATCATGGTAGATGA